TCCAGCTTGATCAACCCAAAATGCTGCTGTAAAACACAGAACAGAATACTGATCCCGAAGCCAATGAGCGTACCTATTCCGGCAATGATCATCCCTTCTGCGAGGAAGATACGTGTGATCAGCTGCGGACGCGCACCCATCGCCTTCAGAATGGTGATATCCTTCTGCTTTTCCATTACCAGCATATAGAGGCAGCCGATCATATTGAACGCTGCGATCACCAGGATAAAACTCATAATCACATATACAGCCCACTTCTCCGTTTGCATAATAGCATATAGCGCCTGGTTCTGCTCATAGCGGGTTTCGATAGTAAACCTGTCTCCCAGCAATTCCTTTAATCTTCGTTTCAGCACATTGTCATCCAGTCCGGATACACCCTTTACTTCCAGGGCAGACATCTCATGTTCATTCATGCCCAGCAGTCCGCGCATGAACGCAATATTGGTCAGCACGTACTTGCTGTTAAACTCCTGCTGGATATTGAAAGACCCTGCAGGATACAATATGCCACTACCCAGCGCGTCTTCAGGCGTCGTCACACTGGTGACATTCCTGCGCGGCAGGTATACACTCAGTGGTGTCAGATCTCTTTCAATGTCTACTCCCAGTGCCATGGCCAGCTCTATACCAAGTATCGCCGAGTAACCGTCATTTTCACTGCCAGTATTAAACTTACCCTGCTCCATACTTTTATCTACAGCAGCAACTTTGTTATAGTTACTGTCCACGCCTTTCAGAATAGCGATGGTCTGATCTCCCTGCCCGTACCGTAATACAGCTTTCTCTTCCACAACCTCTGTAATATAGGCAACGCCCTTTACCCCCGAGATCTGCTTTAGCTGATCTGGAGAGAGTGTGATACTTTTGCCGCTAACCGCACTGATTTTGACAGAGGGATAGAAAGTAGAATATAGAGATTTTACCAGTCCTTCAAATCCGTTGAAAACGCTGAGAA
The DNA window shown above is from Chitinophaga agri and carries:
- a CDS encoding FtsX-like permease family protein, with protein sequence MIWQFASRYFRAKKSTNAINIIAWVSVSAIAVGAGALIVILSVFNGFEGLVKSLYSTFYPSVKISAVSGKSITLSPDQLKQISGVKGVAYITEVVEEKAVLRYGQGDQTIAILKGVDSNYNKVAAVDKSMEQGKFNTGSENDGYSAILGIELAMALGVDIERDLTPLSVYLPRRNVTSVTTPEDALGSGILYPAGSFNIQQEFNSKYVLTNIAFMRGLLGMNEHEMSALEVKGVSGLDDNVLKRRLKELLGDRFTIETRYEQNQALYAIMQTEKWAVYVIMSFILVIAAFNMIGCLYMLVMEKQKDITILKAMGARPQLITRIFLAEGMIIAGIGTLIGFGISILFCVLQQHFGLIKLEEDSFLVNAYPVSMHVSDFLLVSVTIIVIAGAASWYPARRAGRQAIELKAT